A window from Gossypium raimondii isolate GPD5lz chromosome 7, ASM2569854v1, whole genome shotgun sequence encodes these proteins:
- the LOC105793091 gene encoding protein FAF-like, chloroplastic encodes MSGPLSKSLIVCSALNITEEGMVTNKQGIGSILGSDAETPAAASLRRTLSADMSSKKWLNQHGLSPLKKIASSQEFPPPSIIDSSSEEAEEDCEAPGQTDIWTLIQQEKNKKKQLEKPAQFDIWSSIISQKAEEESSKSVPVPYVHPLVKRSASSLSEKSLEICTESLGSETGSEGFSSYTPSETSDMQEEDPKEEDQQLQHQEQERVEELRIVKHYNYDAGKKSAHHHRSFPPPIPSLSRKDGASLRMKTLRDNGRLVLEAVSVPSHDNFVAQRQDGRLVLTFSNTAPDVEEENEQGEFEGIGDEEKTNTDEGVEEEGCCEMKQAPKLSIGAMNVHRLAVMMNKPNWLANRNPTWPKNFDDIVKFGEEKEADKVDPTTISPLPQTPPLGQSLPPRPPRTAGRLIASPAAAAASFNAYEYYWRRPNQPMSKAAILSKNLMAYNNDQQELLVLIRNKGDYFVPLLKGCKEPRRSLLFWEPYCIATS; translated from the coding sequence ATGTCTGGTCCCCTTAGCAAGAGCCTCATAGTATGTTCAGCTTTGAACATCACTGAAGAGGGCATGGTTACCAACAAGCAAGGCATAGGGTCGATCCTTGGATCCGACGCTGAAACACCAGCAGCAGCTTCACTTAGAAGAACTTTGTCAGCCGACATGTCCTCCAAGAAATGGCTGAATCAACATGGATTGTCTCCCCTCAAAAAGATAGCATCATCCCAGGAATTCCCACCTCCTTCCATCATCGACTCATCATCGGAAGAAGCAGAAGAGGATTGCGAAGCACCAGGTCAAACCGATATCTGGACCTTAATTCAAcaagaaaagaacaagaagaagcAACTTGAGAAGCCTGCCCAATTCGATATATGGAGCTCAATCATATCACAAAAGGCTGAGGAGGAGTCTTCTAAGTCAGTTCCAGTTCCGTATGTTCACCCTCTTGTCAAAAGATCCGCCAGCTCTTTAAGCGAGAAAAGCCTTGAAATCTGCACTGAGAGCCTTGGTTCCGAAACTGGCTCCGAGGGCTTCTCTTCGTACACTCCATCAGAAACGAGTGACATGCAAGAAGAGGATCCTAAAGAGGAAGATCAACAACTCCAACACCAAGAGCAAGAAAGGGTAGAGGAGCTCAGAATTGTGAAACATTATAACTATGATGCTGGCAAGAAATCAGCACATCACCACCGATCATTTCCTCCCCCAATTCCTTCACTTTCTCGCAAAGATGGAGCATCTCTTCGCATGAAGACTCTTCGAGATAACGGTAGATTGGTTCTTGAAGCTGTTTCCGTGCCTTCACACGACAACTTCGTTGCTCAACGCCAAGATGGTCGCCTTGTCCTCACTTTTTCAAATACCGctcctgatgttgaagaagaaaatgaacaaGGAGAGTTTGAAGGCATCGGAGATGAAGAGAAAACTAACACTGATGAGGGAGTTGAAGAAGAAGGTTGTTGTGAGATGAAGCAGGCTCCTAAACTGTCGATTGGAGCAATGAATGTGCATAGGTTAGCTGTTATGATGAACAAGCCCAATTGGTTAGCAAATAGGAATCCAACATGGCCTAAAAATTTTGATGACATAGTTAAATTTGGAGAGGAAAAGGAGGCCGATAAAGTTGACCCAACCACCATCTCACCATTACCACAAACACCACCACTAGGACAGTCACTGCCACCGCGGCCACCACGGACGGCCGGTAGACTGATAGCATCACCGGCGGCGGCTGCTGCATCATTCAATGCTTATGAGTACTACTGGAGGAGGCCCAATCAACCAATGTCGAAGGCAGCAATCCTTTCCAAGAACCTAATGGCTTATAATAATGATCAACAAGAATTGCTAGTGTTGATAAGGAACAAAGGTGATTACTTTGTACCCTTGCTAAAAGGATGCAAAGAACCCAGGAGATCGCTTCTCTTTTGGGAGCCTTATTGCATTGCCACTTCTTGA